The Terriglobales bacterium genome contains the following window.
GCATCGTGCACGGCGAGGCCAACCCCTCGCCCGACCAGCCCGTCCACCTGCTGCAGATCTGGATCCTGCCGGAGAAGCGCGGCTTCCCGCCCAGCTACGAGCAGAAGACGCTGCCGCCCTGGCAGGGACTGCGGCGGATCGCCGGCCCCAAAGCCGGCGACGGCGCTCTGACCCTGCACCAGGACACCGAACTGTGGGTGGCGCGCCTGGCGGCGGGCGAGCCGGCCGAGCACGCGCTGGCTCCTGGGCGGCACGCCTGGGTGCAGGTGGCGCGCGGCTCCGTGGAACTGAACGGGACCAAGCTGAACCAGGGGGACGGAGCGGGCGTGAGCGACGAGCAGTCCATTC
Protein-coding sequences here:
- a CDS encoding pirin family protein, which gives rise to MITLRPSAARGGADYDWLKTRHTFSFDTYHDPAWMHFRSLRVINEDWIAPGRGFGMHPHRDMEILTYVLEGALQHQDSLGNGSVIRPGDAQRMSAGTGIVHGEANPSPDQPVHLLQIWILPEKRGFPPSYEQKTLPPWQGLRRIAGPKAGDGALTLHQDTELWVARLAAGEPAEHALAPGRHAWVQVARGSVELNGTKLNQGDGAGVSDEQSIRLKALEPAEVLVFDLA